The Actinomycetota bacterium DNA window CACTGGCTCTAACCCCGACCACAGCGTCGCCGCGAGGAGCACGCGCGCCACTTGAGTAGCAGCCCACAGCCTTCCCCGACGTCCCAGCCGTCGTCGCCCGGAACCGCCCCGGTCACCTCCGCCAAGGTCCTCGTCCCCGGCGACCGCTCGATGGTCGCGCTGCTGGGGACCCGAGACGAGCTGCTCCGGTTGGTCGAGGAAGCCTTCGACGCCAGCGTTCACGTCCGCGGCAACGAGATCTCGGTCACCGGCCAC harbors:
- a CDS encoding PhoH family protein, giving the protein MSSSPQPSPTSQPSSPGTAPVTSAKVLVPGDRSMVALLGTRDELLRLVEEAFDASVHVRGNEISVTGH